The Salvelinus namaycush isolate Seneca chromosome 31, SaNama_1.0, whole genome shotgun sequence genomic interval tttcaaagattttactgagttacatggtggatggattatcttggcaaggaGAAACCTTTTCTGTCGgtctaacagggatgtaaacaaatttgtgcagagAAACacgtccaccggacgtgctacctgtcccagacctgctgttttcaactcttaatgatcggctatgaaaggccaactgacatttattcctgattattatttgaccatgctggtcatttatgaacattttgaacatcttggccatgttctgttataatctccacccggcacagccagaagaggactggccacccctcatagcctggttcctctctaggtttcttcctaggttttggcctttctagggagtttttcctagccaccgtgcttctacacctgcattgcttgctgtttggggttttaggctgggtttctgtacagcacttcgagatattagctgatgtacgaagggctatataaaataaacttgatttgaaatAAGCTGTTTCTACGTACGGGAAAGTTCTGGAAtctttttttttcagctcatgaaacatgggaccaacactttaaatgttgtatttatatttttgttcagtttattgAATAAGCAGAAAGTACATCTTATTTATGTACAGCATAATGGAAGCAAAATTAACAATACCATTTTACAATATTAATATTACAGTAATTTCAAATGAATGGATAACTAAAACTTAAAGTAATTTATTTAATGATATACATATCGTGTGAAATGGTaactgtgtgtgcctgtgccttTCTCTCCCTAGTCTAATGCAATGTACTATTTTACCAAAAAACATCAATCTTCAGACCATCACAATAGTCCTTTTTCAACAGCAGTGCAGAGAGAGGAACTATTATCCTATTTCTCACAGATCCAATTTTGTTTAATGGAACAGTTATCATCATTCCACCACCCTTGACTAGTTGGACGATATACAAACTCCCCACAGTCCTGGTCGGTTCCATTGTTGCTGTTGGGCTGCCCTTTCCCCCAATTCGCTGTGGTCAGTGGTGTACCATCCACCCATTTCCAGGTCCCTTCAGTAACTGAGTCAGTAAGACCAATCCAGACATTATTTTTTGTTTGGTATAATCCATTGATAAATACCTGTTCCTCTTtgctgtttatgatcaccagATCTGCTCCAAACTCTTGGCATTTTTCACTGCTCTGAGTCCAGGTTTTATTCTCATTGGTGATGTAGTAACAGCTGAATTCAAACTCCCTCCAGCCTTCTGGACAGCGTCTCCCTTTGATCTTCTTGTTCAGGTTTTCTTTCTccttctgtagctggtctctctccttctgtagctggtctctcgcTTTCGTCaagttgttgtaactggtcgatTGGTTTCTCTGGTAGACAGACAGGcttatgatcccagccagtaggagaacacacagcagccccagacacactgcagcagCTCTGGAGGGTCTCTTCCACCACTGGAAATATCTTGTTCCTTCTCTTGGGCTGGCCCTGAAGGAACTTGCATTGGCATATGTATTTTCATCATTGTCCATCTTGACACACTTCTGCTCAAATACAGTTAACTTCAACTGTTACTTCAGCTCTTACTGAAAGTCTGGTTCTGAGTCAAGAGTCATCCTCAGTAATAGtggacaggaaacaggaaatgtaCAGTTCCTCAGTGCATGAAAACAGATAATTTTCTTAGAGATGCTGTTGGGTAACTATAACCACTCAAATTCAAAGACTGAGTCCATGAAGTCGGCATGCTTGTTTTAATGTATATTTAAACAAAGTTGTTTATTTACTTTTTATCTTCCTCTTCAGTCATGATAGGGTTTAAACAGTAATACTAAACTCTTCAGTCATGATAGGGTTTAAACATTTCTACTAAACTCTTCAGTCATGATAGGGTTTAAACATTTCTACTAAACTCTTCAGTCATGATAGGGTTTAAACATTTCTACTAAACTCAAAGGGCCATGTTAGTCTAATGATTGTTGAACAGCAGGACTTTTGTTTCTTAATATGATGTACCACTGTGTCCTTTAGAGGGAGCTATGGGGCTTTTAATGAGAGACAGATCACCATTATTTATCTTCAGATTCCATATTGGAATTTAAGCATGGATCCATTTTTAACAGCATCAAATACTCTTAGGTATGAAACATAGCTACACTGTATTGTTTTACTACAATATGTACCTATTATCTTAATCATTAAACACATTGAATATATGGTTATTacaaccagtggtggaaaaagtacccaattgtgatacttgagtaaaagtatagataccttaatagaaactCAATGATACTTTACGatagactgtcacgccctgatctgtttcacctgtccttgtgcttgtctcatcCCCTTCCAGGTGTCCCTTATTTTCcgcagtgtatttatacctgtgtttcctgtctctttgttccagttcgtcttgtctgtttcaagtcaaccagcatgtttTTCCTGTGCTCCTGCTTTTactattctctctttctctccactctgtacctcctggatcTGGTTTtgcccttttgcctgtccacgaccattctcttgcctaccccttttggaacTAATATATATCAAA includes:
- the LOC120026333 gene encoding CD209 antigen-like protein E, whose amino-acid sequence is MDNDENTYANASSFRASPREGTRYFQWWKRPSRAAAVCLGLLCVLLLAGIISLSVYQRNQSTSYNNLTKARDQLQKERDQLQKEKENLNKKIKGRRCPEGWREFEFSCYYITNENKTWTQSSEKCQEFGADLVIINSKEEQVFINGLYQTKNNVWIGLTDSVTEGTWKWVDGTPLTTANWGKGQPNSNNGTDQDCGEFVYRPTSQGWWNDDNCSIKQNWICEK